The sequence below is a genomic window from Cucumis melo cultivar AY chromosome 5, USDA_Cmelo_AY_1.0, whole genome shotgun sequence.
TCTACGAGCAATATAGTCATTCAACAATACATTCTAAGAGCTAAATCTaagttttgctatatttataaattctttTGTATTGTATTATATCGATTAGTATTTTAAGTTTGATTGTTGTATTTACAAATTATCGAACGAATATGAATATAAAGAGCAAAGTATTcaaatgaaaaaacaaaaaaacataaacaaaagaGCAAAACACATTGATATATTTGCCAAAGTTTTGCTGATGCTTTAGGCTTGATGGCAAAGTATTGCTATATACTTTGGTCTATGTATTTGCTGTATTCTTTTGCTATATTAGCTGACTGCTTGATCAAATGCACTTGATAATTTGTCTCACAAAGTTTTTTCACATTTGGACATCTAACTATTGATTCAAATGCACAATTTTACTAGAATCTATTATGTAGTAATTAAAGAGCTTCTACTTCAAAATGAGCATACAACTTTCTAAATTTTGATCTAAAATAGAAACTTAATCATGAAAACTCTTATAATTCTGGATCAAGCTTTTGATTTCAGAGTATAAAAGCTTTTAAAGCTAGCAGCATTGATAAAATTAAGTTGaacatttaaattaaataagggtgaagaaaacaaatttagaactaaaaaaatgtataaagaTATTGATTTGAAGGAGTCAGATGTGGTACTCTTCTCTACGTGGAATAAATTATCATTATGTTTGTCAATCAAGAAGGTATTGGTGAGTAATATATAAAGGATAGGAAGCATACCTTGTAATGCAATGCAACTCAACAACCATTTAGTGTTGTGTGTTAGAAGAAAATAGCTTTCCGCCCATCGCCGGAAGATGGGGACTATGAAACCTTTGAGGCATTGGCCTCAGTTGCTCTCAGCAGTGGCAATGTGCCTCATTGCTGCCACCGTCGTTGCTGCTCAATTTGATGATGCTTTGCTACCTATCAAAAAACCTGAACTCGGTTTTGATTTACCGAAGCATCAACATCACACAAATTTTCCTCCGAAGTATCGTCACCACACACCTCCCCCACCGCTAAAATACCGCCACCACAAGCCGCCTCCACCGAAGTATAAGCACCACAAGCCGCCGCCCCCACCAAAATATAAGCATCATAAGTCTCCGCCACCATCATATGTTTATAAGTCTCCACCACCACCTCCACCAAAGTATAAGCATCACAAGCCTCCACCACCATCATATGTTTATAAGTCTCCACCACCACCTTCTCCTTACATTTATAAATCACCACCACCACCTCCTTACGTGTATAAATCTCCACCGCCACCTCCTTACGTCTACAAGTCCCCACCACCACCATCTCCATCACCACCCCCTCCATACGTCTATAAGTCTCCTCCACCACCATCTCCGTCGCCACCTCCTCCCTACGTCTATAAGTCTCCTCCACCACCATCTCCCTCTCCACCCCCTCCTTACGTCTATAGCTCTCCTCCACCACCATCTCCCTCTCCACCCCCTCCCTACGTCTATAAGTCTCCTCCACCACCATCTCCATCACCACCACCTCCTTACATCTACAAGTCTCCCCCACCGCCATCTCCATCACCACCACCTCCTTACATCTACAAGTCTCCCCCACCGCCATCTCCATCACCACCACCCCCCTATATTTATAAATCACCACCACCTCCATCACCATCACCACCTCCACCTTATGTCTATAAGTCACCTCCACCACCATCACCCTCTCCACCACCACCTTACGTGTACAAGTCTCCCCCACCACCATCTCCATCACCACCACCTCCTTACATCTACAAGTCTCCCCCACCGCCATCTCCATCACCACCACCCCCCTATATCTATAAATCACCACCACCTCCATCACCATCACCACCTCCACCTTATGTCTATAAGTCACCTCCACCACCATCTCCCTCTCCACCACCACCTTACGTGTACAAGTCTCCCCCACCACCACCTCCTTACATCTACAAGTCTCCCCCGCCACCATCTCCATCACCACCACCTCCTTACATCTACAAGTCTCCACCACCACCATCTCCTTCACCACCTCCTCCTTACGTCTATAGCTCTCCTCCACCACCATCTCCTTCTCCACCCCCTCCTTACGTCTATAAGTCACCTCCACCACCATCTCCATCGCCTCCACCACCTTATGTCTACAAGTCTCCTCCTCCACCATCTCCATCACCACCCCCACCTTATGTCTATAAATCTCCTCCACCTCCATCACCATCACCACCTCCACCTTATGTCTATAAGTCACCTCCGCCACCATCTCCCTCTCCACCGCCACCTTACGTGTACAAGTCTCCCCCACCACCTCCTTACATCTACAAGTCTCCCCCACCGCCATCTCCATCACCACCACCCCCCTATATTTATAAATCACCACCACCTCCACCTTATGTCTATAAGTCACCTCCACCACCATCTCCCTCTCCACCGCCACCTTATGTGTACAAGTCTCCTCCACCACCATCTCCCTCTCCACCCCCTCCTTACGTCTATAGCTCTCCTCCACCACCATCTCCCTCTCCACCCCCTCCCTACGTCTATAAGTCTCCTCCACCACCATCTCCCTCTCCACCCCCTCCCTACGTCTATAAGTCTCCTCCACCACC
It includes:
- the LOC127149479 gene encoding uncharacterized protein LOC127149479 isoform X5 translates to METVAGETCRHKVEVVMVMEGVVIYRHRGVVVMEMAVGETCRCKEVVVMEMVVGETCTRKVVVEREMVVEVTYRHKVEVVMVMEVVVIYRHRGVVVMEMAVGETCRCKEVVVMEMVVGETCTRKVVVEREMVVEVTYRHKVEVVMVMEVVVIYRHRGVVVMEMVVGETCTRKVVVEREMVVEVTYRHKVEVVMVMEVEEIYRHKVGVVMEMVEEETCRYKVVEVMEMVVEESYRRKEGVEREMVVEETYRRREGVEREMVVEETYRRREGVEREMVVEESYRRKEGVEREMVVEETCTHKVAVEREMVVEVTYRHKVEVVMVMEVEEIYRHKVGVVMEMVEEETCRHKVVEAMEMVVEVTYRRKEGVEKEMVVEESYRRKEEVVKEMVVVETCRCKEVVVMEMVAGETCRCKEVVVMEMVVGETCTRKVVVERVMVVEVTYRHKVEVVMVMEVVVIYKYRGVVVMEMAVGETCRCKEVVVMEMAVGETCRCKEVVVMEMVVEETYRRREGVEREMVVEESYRRKEGVEREMVVEETYRRREEVATEMVVEETYRRMEGVVMEMVVVGTCRRKEVAVEIYTRKEVVVVIYKCKEKVVVETYKHMMVVEACDAYTLVEVVVETYKHMMVAETYDAYILVGAAACGAYTSVEAACGGGILAVGEVCGDDTSEENLCDVDASVNQNRVQVF
- the LOC127149479 gene encoding uncharacterized protein LOC127149479 isoform X16, yielding METVAGETCRHKVEVVMVMEGVVIYRHRGVVVMEMAVGETCRCKEVVVMEMVVGETCTRKVVVEREMVVEVTYRHKVEVVMVMEVVVIYRHRGVVVMEMAVGETCRCKEVVVMEMVVGETCTRKVVVEREMVVEVTYRHKVEVVMVMEVVVIYRHRGVVVMEMAVGETCRCKEVVVMEMVVGETCTRKVVVEREMVVEVTYRHKVEVVMVMEVEEIYRHKVGVVMEMVEEETCRYKVVEVMEMVVEESYRRKEGVEREMVVEETYRRREGVEREMVVEETYRRREGVEREMVVEESYRRKEGVEREMVVEETCTHKVAVEREMVVEVTYRHKVEVVMVMEVVVIYRYRGVVVMEMVVGETCTRKVVVERVMVVEVTYRHKVEVVMVMEVVVIYKYRGVVVMEMAVGETCRCKEVVVMEMAVGETCRCKEVVVMEMVVEETYRRREGVEREMVVEESYRRKEGVEREMVVEETYRRREEVATEMVVEETYRRMEGVVMEMVVVGTCRRKEVAVEIYTRKEVVVVIYKCKEKVVVETYKHMMVVEACDAYTLVEVVVETYKHMMVAETYDAYILVGAAACGAYTSVEAACGGGILAVGEVCGDDTSEENLCDVDASVNQNRVQVF
- the LOC127149479 gene encoding uncharacterized protein LOC127149479 isoform X9 → METVAGETCRHKVEVVMVMEGVVIYRHRGVVVMEMAVGETCRCKEVVVMEMVVGETCTRKVVVEREMVVEVTYRHKVEVVMVMEVVVIYRHRGVVVMEMAVGETCRCKEVVVMEMVVGETCTRKVVVEREMVVEVTYRHKVEVVMVMEVVVIYRHRGVVVMEMAVGETCRCKEVVVMEMVVGETCTRKVVVEREMVVEVTYRHKVEVVMVMEVEEIYRHKVGVVMEMVEEETCRYKVVEVMEMVVEESYRRKEGVEREMVVEETYRRREGVEREMVVEETYRRREGVEREMVVEESYRRKEGVEREMVVEETCTHKVAVEREMVVEVTYRHKVEVVMVMEVVVIYRYRGVVVMEMAVGETCRCKEVVVMEMVVGETCTRKVVVERVMVVEVTYRHKVEVVMVMEVVVIYKYRGVVVMEMAVGETCRCKEVVVMEMAVGETCRCKEVVVMEMVVEETYRRREGVEREMVVEESYRRKEGVEREMVVEETYRRREEVATEMVVEETYRRMEGVVMEMVVVGTCRRKEVAVEIYTRKEVVVVIYKCKEKVVVETYKHMMVVEACDAYTLVEVVVETYKHMMVAETYDAYILVGAAACGAYTSVEAACGGGILAVGEVCGDDTSEENLCDVDASVNQNRVQVF
- the LOC127149479 gene encoding uncharacterized protein LOC127149479 isoform X10, which translates into the protein METVAGETCRHKVEVVMVMEGVVIYRHRGVVVMEMAVGETCRCKEVVVMEMVVGETCTRKVVVEREMVVEVTYRHKVEVVMVMEVVVIYRHRGVVVMEMAVGETCRCKEVVVMEMVVGETCTRKVVVEREMVVEVTYRHKVEVVMVMEVVVIYRHRGVVVMEMAVGETCRCKEVVVMEMVVGETCTRKVVVEREMVVEVTYRHKVEVVMVMEVEEIYRHKVGVVMEMVEEETCRYKVVEVMEMVVGETCTRKVAVEREMVAEVTYRHKVEVVMVMEVEEIYRHKVGVVMEMVEEETCRHKVVEAMEMVVEVTYRRKEGVEKEMVVEESYRRKEEVVKEMVVVETCRCKEVVVMEMVAGETCRCKEVVVMEMVVGETCTRKVVVERVMVVEVTYRHKVEVVMVMEVVVIYKYRGVVVMEMAVGETCRCKEVVVMEMAVGETCRCKEVVVMEMVVEETYRRREGVEREMVVEESYRRKEGVEREMVVEETYRRREEVATEMVVEETYRRMEGVVMEMVVVGTCRRKEVAVEIYTRKEVVVVIYKCKEKVVVETYKHMMVVEACDAYTLVEVVVETYKHMMVAETYDAYILVGAAACGAYTSVEAACGGGILAVGEVCGDDTSEENLCDVDASVNQNRVQVF
- the LOC127149479 gene encoding uncharacterized protein LOC127149479 isoform X25 — protein: METVAGETCRHKVEVVMVMEGVVIYRHRGVVVMEMAVGETCRCKEVVVMEMVVGETCTRKVVVEREMVVEVTYRHKVEVVMVMEVVVIYRHRGVVVMEMAVGETCRCKEVVVMEMVVGETCTRKVVVEREMVVEVTYRHKVEVVMVMEVVVIYRHRGVVVMEMAVGETCRCKEVVVMEMVVGETCTRKVAVEREMVVEVTYRHKVEVVMVMEVEEIYRHKVGVVMEMVEEETCRHKVVEAMEMVVEVTYRRKEGVEKEMVVEESYRRKEEVVKEMVVVETCRCKEVVVMEMVAGETCRCKEVVVMEMVVGETCTRKVVVERVMVVEVTYRHKVEVVMVMEVVVIYKYRGVVVMEMAVGETCRCKEVVVMEMAVGETCRCKEVVVMEMVVEETYRRREGVEREMVVEESYRRKEGVEREMVVEETYRRREEVATEMVVEETYRRMEGVVMEMVVVGTCRRKEVAVEIYTRKEVVVVIYKCKEKVVVETYKHMMVVEACDAYTLVEVVVETYKHMMVAETYDAYILVGAAACGAYTSVEAACGGGILAVGEVCGDDTSEENLCDVDASVNQNRVQVF
- the LOC127149479 gene encoding uncharacterized protein LOC127149479 isoform X2 yields the protein METVAGETCRHKVEVVMVMEGVVIYRHRGVVVMEMAVGETCRCKEVVVMEMVVGETCTRKVVVEREMVVEVTYRHKVEVVMVMEVVVIYRHRGVVVMEMAVGETCRCKEVVVMEMVVGETCTRKVVVEREMVVEVTYRHKVEVVMVMEVVVIYRHRGVVVMEMAVGETCRCKEVVVMEMVVGETCTRKVVVERVMVVEVTYRHKVEVVMVMEVEEIYRHKVGVVMEMVEEETCRYKVVEVMEMVVEESYRRKEGVEREMVVEETYRRREGVEREMVVEETYRRREGVEREMVVEESYRRKEGVEREMVVEETCTHKVAVEREMVVEVTYRHKVEVVMVMEVEEIYRHKVGVVMEMVEEETCRHKVVEAMEMVVEVTYRRKEGVEKEMVVEESYRRKEEVVKEMVVVETCRCKEVVVMEMVAGETCRCKEVVVMEMVVGETCTRKVVVERVMVVEVTYRHKVEVVMVMEVVVIYKYRGVVVMEMAVGETCRCKEVVVMEMAVGETCRCKEVVVMEMVVEETYRRREGVEREMVVEESYRRKEGVEREMVVEETYRRREEVATEMVVEETYRRMEGVVMEMVVVGTCRRKEVAVEIYTRKEVVVVIYKCKEKVVVETYKHMMVVEACDAYTLVEVVVETYKHMMVAETYDAYILVGAAACGAYTSVEAACGGGILAVGEVCGDDTSEENLCDVDASVNQNRVQVF
- the LOC127149479 gene encoding uncharacterized protein LOC127149479 isoform X3 encodes the protein METVAGETCRHKVEVVMVMEGVVIYRHRGVVVMEMVVGETCTRKVVVEREMVVEVTYRHKVEVVMVMEVVVIYRHRGVVVMEMAVGETCRCKEVVVMEMVVGETCTRKVVVEREMVVEVTYRHKVEVVMVMEVVVIYRHRGVVVMEMAVGETCRCKEVVVMEMVVGETCTRKVVVEREMVVEVTYRHKVEVVMVMEVEEIYRHKVGVVMEMVEEETCRYKVVEVMEMVVEESYRRKEGVEREMVVEETYRRREGVEREMVVEETYRRREGVEREMVVEESYRRKEGVEREMVVEETCTHKVAVEREMVVEVTYRHKVEVVMVMEVEEIYRHKVGVVMEMVEEETCRHKVVEAMEMVVEVTYRRKEGVEKEMVVEESYRRKEEVVKEMVVVETCRCKEVVVMEMVAGETCRCKEVVVMEMVVGETCTRKVVVERVMVVEVTYRHKVEVVMVMEVVVIYKYRGVVVMEMAVGETCRCKEVVVMEMAVGETCRCKEVVVMEMVVEETYRRREGVEREMVVEESYRRKEGVEREMVVEETYRRREEVATEMVVEETYRRMEGVVMEMVVVGTCRRKEVAVEIYTRKEVVVVIYKCKEKVVVETYKHMMVVEACDAYTLVEVVVETYKHMMVAETYDAYILVGAAACGAYTSVEAACGGGILAVGEVCGDDTSEENLCDVDASVNQNRVQVF
- the LOC127149479 gene encoding uncharacterized protein LOC127149479 isoform X7, whose product is METVAGETCRHKVEVVMVMEGVVIYRHRGVVVMEMAVGETCRCKEVVVMEMVVGETCTRKVVVEREMVVEVTYRHKVEVVMVMEVVVIYRHRGVVVMEMAVGETCRCKEVVVMEMVVGETCTRKVVVEREMVVEVTYRHKVEVVMVMEVVVIYRHRGVVVMEMAVGETCRCKEVVVMEMVVGETCTRKVVVEREMVVEVTYRHKVEVVMVMEVEEIYRHKVGVVMEMVEEETCRYKVVEVMEMVVEESYRRKEGVEREMVVEETYRRREGVEREMVVEETYRRREGVEREMVVEESYRRKEGVEREMVVEETCTHKVAVEREMVVEVTYRHKVEVVMVMEVEEIYRHKVGVVMEMVEEETCRHKVVEAMEMVVEVTYRRKEGVEKEMVVEESYRRKEEVVKEMVVVETCRCKEVVVMEMVVGETCTRKVVVERVMVVEVTYRHKVEVVMVMEVVVIYKYRGVVVMEMAVGETCRCKEVVVMEMAVGETCRCKEVVVMEMVVEETYRRREGVEREMVVEESYRRKEGVEREMVVEETYRRREEVATEMVVEETYRRMEGVVMEMVVVGTCRRKEVAVEIYTRKEVVVVIYKCKEKVVVETYKHMMVVEACDAYTLVEVVVETYKHMMVAETYDAYILVGAAACGAYTSVEAACGGGILAVGEVCGDDTSEENLCDVDASVNQNRVQVF
- the LOC127149479 gene encoding uncharacterized protein LOC127149479 isoform X11, which codes for METVAGETCRHKVEVVMVMEGVVIYRHRGVVVMEMAVGETCRCKEVVVMEMVVGETCTRKVVVEREMVVEVTYRHKVEVVMVMEVVVIYRHRGVVVMEMAVGETCRCKEVVVMEMVVGETCTRKVVVEREMVVEVTYRHKVEVVMVMEVVVIYRHRGVVVMEMAVGETCRCKEVVVMEMVVGETCTRKVVVEREMVVEVTYRHKVEVVMVMEVEEIYRHKVGVVMEMVEEETCRYKVVEVMEMVVEESYRRKEGVEREMVVEETYRRREGVEREMVVEETYRRREGVEREMVVEESYRRKEGVEREMVVEETCTHKVAVEREMVVEVTYRHKVEVVMVMEVEEIYRHKVGVVMEMVEEETCRHKVVEAMEMVVEVTYRRKEGVEKEMVVEESYRRKEEVVKEMVVVETCRCKEVVVMEMVAGETCRCKEVVVMEMAVGETCRCKEVVVMEMVVEETYRRREGVEREMVVEESYRRKEGVEREMVVEETYRRREEVATEMVVEETYRRMEGVVMEMVVVGTCRRKEVAVEIYTRKEVVVVIYKCKEKVVVETYKHMMVVEACDAYTLVEVVVETYKHMMVAETYDAYILVGAAACGAYTSVEAACGGGILAVGEVCGDDTSEENLCDVDASVNQNRVQVF
- the LOC127149479 gene encoding uncharacterized protein LOC127149479 isoform X12; translation: METVAGETCRHKVEVVMVMEGVVIYRHRGVVVMEMAVGETCRCKEVVVMEMVVGETCTRKVVVEREMVVEVTYRHKVEVVMVMEVVVIYRHRGVVVMEMAVGETCRCKEVVVMEMVVGETCTRKVVVEREMVVEVTYRHKVEVVMVMEVEEIYRHKVGVVMEMVEEETCRYKVVEVMEMVVEESYRRKEGVEREMVVEETYRRREGVEREMVVEETYRRREGVEREMVVEESYRRKEGVEREMVVEETCTHKVAVEREMVVEVTYRHKVEVVMVMEVEEIYRHKVGVVMEMVEEETCRHKVVEAMEMVVEVTYRRKEGVEKEMVVEESYRRKEEVVKEMVVVETCRCKEVVVMEMVAGETCRCKEVVVMEMVVGETCTRKVVVERVMVVEVTYRHKVEVVMVMEVVVIYKYRGVVVMEMAVGETCRCKEVVVMEMAVGETCRCKEVVVMEMVVEETYRRREGVEREMVVEESYRRKEGVEREMVVEETYRRREEVATEMVVEETYRRMEGVVMEMVVVGTCRRKEVAVEIYTRKEVVVVIYKCKEKVVVETYKHMMVVEACDAYTLVEVVVETYKHMMVAETYDAYILVGAAACGAYTSVEAACGGGILAVGEVCGDDTSEENLCDVDASVNQNRVQVF
- the LOC127149479 gene encoding uncharacterized protein LOC127149479 isoform X8 → METVAGETCRHKVEVVMVMEGVVIYRHRGVVVMEMAVGETCRCKEVVVMEMVVGETCTRKVVVEREMVVEVTYRHKVEVVMVMEVVVIYRHRGVVVMEMAVGETCRCKEVVVMEMVVGETCTRKVVVEREMVVEVTYRHKVEVVMVMEVVVIYRHRGVVVMEMAVGETCRCKEVVVMEMVVGETCTRKVVVEREMVVEVTYRHKVEVVMVMEVEEIYRHKVGVVMEMVEEETCRYKVVEVMEMVVEESYRRKEGVEREMVVEETYRRREGVEREMVVEETYRRREGVEREMVVEESYRRKEGVEREMVVEETCTHKVAVEREMVVEVTYRHKVEVVVIYKYRGVVVMEMAVGETCRCKEVVVMEMVAGETCRCKEVVVMEMVVGETCTRKVVVERVMVVEVTYRHKVEVVMVMEVVVIYKYRGVVVMEMAVGETCRCKEVVVMEMAVGETCRCKEVVVMEMVVEETYRRREGVEREMVVEESYRRKEGVEREMVVEETYRRREEVATEMVVEETYRRMEGVVMEMVVVGTCRRKEVAVEIYTRKEVVVVIYKCKEKVVVETYKHMMVVEACDAYTLVEVVVETYKHMMVAETYDAYILVGAAACGAYTSVEAACGGGILAVGEVCGDDTSEENLCDVDASVNQNRVQVF
- the LOC127149479 gene encoding uncharacterized protein LOC127149479 isoform X14, which gives rise to METVAGETCRHKVEVVMVMEGVVIYRHRGVVVMEMAVGETCRCKEVVVMEMVVGETCTRKVVVEREMVVEVTYRHKVEVVMVMEVVVIYRHRGVVVMEMAVGETCRCKEVVVMEMVVGETCTRKVVVEREMVVEVTYRHKVEVVMVMEVVVIYRHRGVVVMEMAVGETCRCKEVVVMEMVVGETCTRKVVVEREMVVEVTYRHKVEVVMVMEVEEIYRHKVGVVMEMVEEETCRYKVVEVMEMVVEESYRRKEGVEREMVVEETYRRREGVEREMVVEETYRRREGVEREMVVEESYRRKEGVEREMVVEETCTHKVAVEREMVVEVTYRHKVEVVVIYKYRGVVVMEMAVGETCRCKEVVVMEMVVGETCTRKVVVERVMVVEVTYRHKVEVVMVMEVVVIYKYRGVVVMEMAVGETCRCKEVVVMEMAVGETCRCKEVVVMEMVVEETYRRREGVEREMVVEESYRRKEGVEREMVVEETYRRREEVATEMVVEETYRRMEGVVMEMVVVGTCRRKEVAVEIYTRKEVVVVIYKCKEKVVVETYKHMMVVEACDAYTLVEVVVETYKHMMVAETYDAYILVGAAACGAYTSVEAACGGGILAVGEVCGDDTSEENLCDVDASVNQNRVQVF
- the LOC127149479 gene encoding uncharacterized protein LOC127149479 isoform X23, translated to METVAGETCRHKVEVVMVMEGVVIYRHRGVVVMEMAVGETCRCKEVVVMEMVVGETCTRKVVVEREMVVEVTYRHKVEVVMVMEVVVIYRHRGVVVMEMAVGETCRCKEVVVMEMVVGETCTRKVVVEREMVVEVTYRHKVEVVMVMEVVVIYRHRGVVVMEMVVGETCTRKVVVEREMVVEVTYRHKVEVVMVMEVVVIYKYRGVVVMEMVVGETCTRKVAVEREMVAEVTYRHKVEVVMVMEVEEIYRHKVGVVMEMVEEETCRHKVVEAMEMVVEVTYRRKEGVEKEMVVEESYRRKEEVVKEMVVVETCRCKEVVVMEMVAGETCRCKEVVVMEMVVGETCTRKVVVERVMVVEVTYRHKVEVVMVMEVVVIYKYRGVVVMEMAVGETCRCKEVVVMEMAVGETCRCKEVVVMEMVVEETYRRREGVEREMVVEESYRRKEGVEREMVVEETYRRREEVATEMVVEETYRRMEGVVMEMVVVGTCRRKEVAVEIYTRKEVVVVIYKCKEKVVVETYKHMMVVEACDAYTLVEVVVETYKHMMVAETYDAYILVGAAACGAYTSVEAACGGGILAVGEVCGDDTSEENLCDVDASVNQNRVQVF